One genomic window of Corallococcus caeni includes the following:
- a CDS encoding MFS transporter: MVAESVAVSPAASPGLLRRVEAVVFLTVFLDLVGFGIVIPMLPFYVQSMGGSARTVGILLGCFSFTQLLATPLLGRYSDRHGRRAVILLSLLANAAAMALFALASHQRMLPLLFASRILAGATSGNIAACQAALADVTTKQTRAKAMGRIGAGIGLGMVLGPTLGGLFSGLGAWVPPLLAGGLALVGFLGALVAMPETHPVEQRVAAQSQTRWAALQDAPRRKALGMVLGLFFAVFLSMTTLQVAFALLVQARLGWGSKEVGYTFAVVGGLGMVIQGGLIGPLSRAAGEFRLLITGALLLACGMAGLAVAQQALPMMVAVVLVGVGMGFLQPLISSQASQVAPPSQQGAVLGLAQSCGGLARTVGPVASGWMYASWSTQAPFLTGMVSALAAAGLGLLLRRETRDDAGR, translated from the coding sequence ATGGTGGCTGAAAGCGTCGCCGTGTCCCCCGCCGCCTCACCGGGCCTGTTGCGCCGGGTGGAGGCGGTGGTGTTCCTCACCGTGTTCCTGGACCTGGTGGGCTTCGGCATCGTCATCCCGATGCTGCCCTTCTACGTGCAGTCCATGGGCGGCTCGGCGCGCACGGTGGGCATCCTCCTGGGGTGCTTCAGCTTCACGCAGCTGTTGGCCACGCCGCTGCTCGGGCGGTACTCGGACCGGCACGGGCGGCGCGCGGTCATCCTCCTGAGCCTGCTGGCGAACGCGGCGGCGATGGCGCTGTTCGCGCTGGCCAGCCACCAGCGGATGCTGCCGCTCTTGTTCGCGTCGCGCATCCTGGCGGGGGCGACGTCCGGCAACATCGCCGCGTGTCAGGCGGCGCTGGCGGACGTGACGACGAAGCAGACGCGCGCGAAGGCCATGGGCCGCATCGGAGCGGGCATCGGCCTGGGCATGGTGCTGGGGCCCACGCTGGGCGGGCTGTTCTCCGGGCTGGGCGCGTGGGTGCCGCCGCTGCTCGCCGGGGGCCTGGCGCTGGTGGGCTTCCTGGGCGCGCTCGTCGCGATGCCGGAGACGCACCCGGTGGAGCAGCGCGTGGCGGCGCAATCCCAGACGCGCTGGGCCGCGCTGCAGGACGCGCCCCGGCGCAAGGCGTTGGGGATGGTGCTGGGGTTGTTCTTCGCCGTGTTCCTGTCCATGACCACGCTCCAGGTGGCGTTCGCGCTGCTGGTGCAGGCGCGGCTGGGCTGGGGCTCCAAGGAAGTGGGCTACACGTTCGCGGTGGTGGGCGGGCTGGGCATGGTCATCCAGGGCGGGCTGATTGGCCCGCTGTCGCGCGCGGCGGGGGAGTTCCGGCTGCTCATCACCGGGGCGCTGCTCCTGGCGTGCGGCATGGCGGGGCTCGCGGTGGCGCAGCAGGCCTTGCCCATGATGGTCGCCGTGGTGCTGGTGGGCGTGGGCATGGGCTTCCTGCAGCCGTTGATTTCAAGCCAGGCCTCGCAGGTGGCCCCGCCGTCGCAGCAGGGCGCCGTGCTGGGTCTGGCGCAGTCGTGCGGCGGGCTGGCCCGCACGGTGGGTCCGGTGGCGAGCGGCTGGATGTATGCGTCGTGGAGCACCCAGGCCCCCTTCCTGACGGGCATGGTCTCGGCGCTCGCGGCGGCGGGGCTGGGGCTGTTGCTCCGTCGGGAAACCCGCGACGACGCGGGGCGGTAA
- a CDS encoding DUF559 domain-containing protein, producing MAGEVALLDALDRQARRRAEGIATLSVLEGPEALGGTLWNRWAARHARTVVEVSGEDPHAAALGWARALAATRDLGADAEALAMFSLTAANPRHTPVFRGKTAHERRVLLDALPPPAMLPDATWALCRELVIHREAVEPGALPDSVRRALQKNLGAGLRALHALVPPGKAPVAWVPAGPAPSLPGLVVAEKLSNAVPALAVACAVSSEALGAFLAGGETRLKALVREGVLEVPEPASGAEGAVATLEELEREGASEARRAQAAEVALAAHTSARSLSEDRVRSTYEAYLRDRLAEHPTTAGVFKPNAPVDTGGPRPWEVDFLSRELRLAVEIDGYYHFSDRERFRRDRRKDLDLQRAGYWVYRIHGDDLVPRLEEILQTLNTLIDARRRELAGRER from the coding sequence TTGGCGGGGGAAGTCGCGCTGCTGGATGCGTTGGACCGCCAGGCCCGGCGCCGGGCGGAGGGCATCGCGACCCTGAGCGTGCTGGAGGGACCGGAGGCCCTGGGGGGGACCCTCTGGAACCGGTGGGCCGCGAGGCACGCTCGGACGGTGGTGGAGGTCTCCGGGGAGGACCCGCATGCGGCGGCGCTGGGCTGGGCCCGGGCGCTGGCGGCGACCCGGGACCTGGGGGCGGACGCGGAGGCGCTGGCGATGTTCAGCCTGACGGCCGCGAATCCCAGACACACGCCGGTGTTCCGGGGAAAGACAGCGCATGAGCGGCGCGTGCTGCTGGATGCGCTGCCGCCGCCGGCGATGTTGCCGGACGCCACCTGGGCGCTGTGCCGGGAGCTGGTGATTCACCGGGAGGCGGTGGAGCCCGGCGCCCTGCCGGACTCGGTGCGCAGGGCGCTCCAGAAGAACCTGGGCGCCGGGCTGCGCGCGTTGCATGCGCTGGTGCCGCCCGGGAAGGCGCCGGTGGCGTGGGTGCCCGCGGGGCCCGCGCCGTCGCTCCCCGGGCTCGTCGTGGCGGAGAAGTTGAGCAACGCGGTGCCGGCGCTCGCGGTGGCGTGCGCGGTGTCCAGCGAGGCGCTGGGGGCGTTCCTCGCGGGCGGGGAGACGCGGCTGAAGGCGCTGGTGCGCGAGGGCGTGCTGGAGGTGCCGGAGCCGGCGTCGGGGGCGGAGGGGGCGGTGGCGACGCTCGAGGAACTGGAGCGGGAGGGCGCCTCCGAGGCGCGGCGCGCGCAGGCAGCCGAGGTGGCGCTGGCGGCGCATACCAGCGCGAGGAGCCTGTCCGAGGACAGGGTCCGGAGCACCTACGAGGCCTATCTCCGCGACCGGCTCGCGGAGCACCCGACCACGGCGGGTGTCTTCAAGCCCAATGCCCCTGTCGACACAGGAGGACCCCGCCCGTGGGAGGTGGACTTCCTCAGCCGGGAGCTGCGGCTCGCGGTGGAGATCGACGGCTACTACCACTTCAGTGACCGGGAACGGTTCCGGCGCGACCGGCGCAAGGACCTGGACCTGCAACGCGCTGGCTATTGGGTCTACCGCATCCACGGGGACGACCTGGTCCCCCGGCTCGAAGAGATCCTCCAAACCCTCAACACCCTGATTGATGCCCGCAGGCGCGAGCTTGCAGGGCGGGAGCGCTGA
- a CDS encoding NAD-dependent epimerase/dehydratase family protein, which produces MRVLIPGISGGIARRLALKLRDSGHEVAGIDIRPWRDAPKDIQVHPVDVRKRAAEDVFRRWKPEAVVHMATVTAFTVPGGERGRINLDGTKALFDHCAAHGVKQVLFVGRHTFYGAAPDSPLYHSEDEPPRALEAIPELADLVAADLYAATALWRMPDVTTAVLRLVYTLGTPGTGTLANLLRGKRVPMVLGYDPLFHVLQEEDVVTALQLALEKKVRGIFNVAGPAPVPLSVIIRGTGRTPVPLPSPVLSLLLGRMGFPRLSVGATDHLRYPIVVDNKRFLEATGFQYAYDEGRILRAYADALPVDRAGHGG; this is translated from the coding sequence ATGAGGGTGTTGATTCCAGGCATCTCCGGCGGCATCGCGCGCAGGCTGGCGCTGAAGCTGCGCGACAGCGGCCACGAGGTCGCGGGCATCGACATCCGCCCGTGGCGGGACGCGCCCAAGGACATCCAGGTGCACCCGGTGGACGTGCGCAAGCGCGCCGCCGAGGACGTCTTCCGCCGCTGGAAGCCGGAGGCGGTGGTGCACATGGCCACGGTGACGGCGTTCACCGTGCCCGGCGGCGAGCGCGGCCGCATCAACCTGGACGGCACCAAGGCGCTGTTCGACCACTGCGCGGCGCACGGCGTGAAGCAGGTCCTCTTCGTGGGCCGGCACACGTTCTACGGCGCGGCGCCGGACTCGCCCCTGTACCACTCCGAGGACGAGCCCCCGCGCGCGCTGGAGGCCATCCCGGAGCTGGCGGACCTGGTGGCCGCGGACCTGTACGCGGCGACGGCGCTGTGGCGCATGCCGGACGTCACCACCGCGGTGCTGCGGCTCGTCTACACGCTGGGCACGCCGGGCACGGGCACGCTCGCGAACCTGCTGCGCGGCAAGCGCGTGCCCATGGTGCTGGGCTACGACCCGCTCTTCCACGTGCTCCAGGAGGAGGACGTGGTGACGGCGCTGCAGCTGGCGCTGGAGAAGAAGGTGCGCGGCATCTTCAACGTGGCGGGGCCCGCGCCCGTGCCGCTGTCGGTCATCATCCGGGGCACGGGCCGCACGCCGGTGCCGCTGCCGTCGCCGGTGCTGTCGCTGCTCTTGGGCCGGATGGGCTTCCCCCGGCTGTCGGTGGGGGCCACGGACCACCTGCGCTATCCCATCGTGGTGGACAACAAGCGCTTCCTGGAGGCCACGGGCTTCCAGTACGCCTACGACGAGGGCCGCATCCTGCGCGCCTACGCGGACGCGCTGCCGGTGGACCGGGCGGGCCATGGTGGCTGA
- a CDS encoding ATP-binding protein yields MPTDARLEAFLADGPEVFASVQQAQSFWKPDPFDVESINVPARRAFERLVRRATRNPDSGKLFLLKGESGSGKTHLVRAFRHGVHSRKQGYVGYLPMTVDAANYDRYILSNLIDTLDRTYDVTVDEDDTGLTRLSNALMKYCKSAFEPLIHDEGILEEHELHDMIRSLADELHENPLFRHVDVQLLRALIYLQRREAKYHHRVLQWLRCEDMVPADRQVLGDIVPRTADNDPMRMLTHLGRLMGAMEQALVLCVDQVEDISDFEKNPGMEPSFRRAINSLAAFAGNVPTAVIVVCCLSDFWTAMRKQLTQAMLDRIENDPAPITLDHLLTEQTAQDMVAQRMRVLLSHHGLEVDPADPTYPIPRSELERFSGLRVRDALNACRRFQEQACLDGKLPRQLTLPGEDKKKKDGEDLKLAQQATMDQRWTDFRAKFNGTVPEEDAEIVSLLAWAIEAGGEELGAADQFKVKSRTEASIDVSLSTSSQGLFVALCNRSPRGGGLGRQMAEALRSAARKLPVILRTAEFPGNPNGLVAEQVGVLLRRGGRRAVVSNSDLREVVALQSFRKEHPETAFREWSRSARPLTRLKVISDVLALEKLPPAPPPARDTPPAAEPTGKGVAPALVKPAQGERRTAQFESARRTDASPEKGSSGGREPQDEVELEGRRIQSISEPLVSKSPGRTQTPREVPQQKTAAKAPSETMPGALRVGDSEGVFTHPVFVQTEELTKHSAFLGGSGSGKTTLALNLIEQLLLQGIPALLVDRKGDLAAYARDEAWEEELKDPALEERRRLLRERVDVALYTPGRTDGRALAIPVVPRGLESLPPEEREQSVQQAADAIASMLEYRNSAKDKAAKALLAQALRLLVERPIAQELSLDLVQKFIASEDITLVQETSGIDLKVFPKLAQDLATLRLNARNLLAAQGEKLNMEELLGLGSAKVPGKTRLSIISTKFLGGTQGALFWVSQLLVEANRWASQHPSSKLQAVLMFDEADMYLPAVGIPATKQPMENLLKRARSAGIGVMLATQSPGDLDYKCRENVRSWFIGRVREDRALGKLRPMFSDARVDPATRLPAQKTGQFHVLRDGQVEQLKADRNIIKTDQLSEDEILQLAHRSREQGS; encoded by the coding sequence ATGCCTACCGACGCCCGTCTTGAAGCATTCCTGGCTGATGGCCCCGAGGTCTTCGCCAGCGTCCAGCAGGCCCAGTCGTTCTGGAAGCCGGACCCCTTCGACGTCGAGTCCATCAACGTCCCCGCCCGCCGGGCCTTCGAGCGGCTGGTGAGGCGCGCCACGCGGAACCCCGACTCCGGCAAGCTGTTCCTCCTCAAAGGCGAATCCGGCAGCGGCAAGACCCACCTGGTCCGCGCCTTCCGCCACGGCGTGCACTCCCGGAAGCAGGGGTACGTCGGCTACCTCCCGATGACGGTGGATGCCGCCAACTACGACCGCTACATCCTGTCGAACCTCATCGACACGCTGGACCGCACCTACGACGTGACCGTGGACGAGGACGACACGGGGCTGACCCGCCTGTCCAACGCGCTCATGAAGTACTGCAAGAGCGCGTTCGAGCCGCTCATCCACGACGAAGGCATCCTGGAGGAGCACGAGCTTCACGACATGATCCGCTCCCTGGCGGATGAGCTTCACGAAAACCCGCTCTTCCGCCACGTCGACGTCCAGTTGCTGCGCGCCCTCATCTACCTGCAACGCCGGGAGGCCAAGTACCACCACCGGGTCCTGCAGTGGCTGCGCTGCGAGGACATGGTCCCCGCCGACCGGCAGGTGCTCGGCGACATCGTGCCCCGCACCGCGGACAACGACCCCATGCGCATGCTCACCCACCTGGGGCGGCTCATGGGCGCGATGGAGCAGGCGCTGGTCCTCTGTGTGGATCAGGTCGAGGACATCAGCGACTTCGAGAAGAACCCCGGCATGGAGCCGTCGTTCCGGCGCGCCATCAACAGCCTGGCCGCGTTCGCGGGCAACGTCCCCACGGCGGTCATCGTCGTCTGCTGCCTGTCCGACTTCTGGACGGCGATGCGCAAGCAGCTCACGCAGGCCATGCTCGACCGCATCGAGAACGACCCGGCGCCCATCACCCTGGACCATCTGCTCACGGAGCAGACCGCGCAGGACATGGTCGCCCAGCGGATGCGCGTGCTCCTCAGCCATCACGGGCTCGAAGTGGACCCCGCGGATCCGACGTACCCGATTCCGCGCTCCGAGCTCGAGCGGTTCAGCGGCCTGCGCGTCCGGGACGCGCTCAATGCCTGCCGTCGCTTCCAGGAGCAGGCCTGCCTGGACGGCAAACTGCCTCGACAGCTCACCCTTCCTGGAGAGGACAAGAAGAAGAAGGACGGCGAGGACCTCAAGCTGGCCCAGCAGGCCACCATGGACCAGAGGTGGACCGACTTCCGGGCGAAGTTCAACGGCACCGTCCCGGAGGAGGATGCGGAGATCGTCTCGCTGCTGGCCTGGGCCATTGAAGCGGGGGGGGAGGAGCTGGGGGCAGCGGATCAATTCAAGGTCAAGTCGCGCACGGAGGCGTCCATCGACGTCAGCCTCTCCACCAGCTCCCAGGGGCTGTTCGTGGCGCTCTGCAATCGCTCGCCCCGAGGTGGAGGCCTGGGCCGGCAGATGGCCGAAGCCCTCCGGTCCGCCGCTCGCAAGCTGCCGGTCATCCTCCGCACCGCGGAGTTCCCCGGCAATCCCAACGGGCTCGTCGCGGAGCAGGTCGGCGTGCTCCTGCGAAGGGGCGGCAGGCGCGCGGTGGTGAGCAACAGCGACCTGCGCGAAGTGGTGGCCCTGCAGTCCTTCCGCAAGGAACACCCGGAGACGGCGTTCCGCGAATGGAGCCGGTCGGCGCGGCCGCTCACCCGATTGAAGGTGATCTCGGACGTGCTCGCGCTCGAGAAGCTCCCGCCCGCTCCCCCGCCTGCGCGTGACACCCCACCCGCCGCGGAACCGACCGGAAAGGGCGTCGCACCGGCGCTCGTGAAGCCAGCCCAGGGCGAGCGCCGCACCGCGCAGTTTGAAAGTGCGCGACGCACGGACGCTTCCCCCGAGAAGGGTTCGTCCGGAGGACGCGAGCCGCAGGACGAGGTCGAGCTGGAGGGACGGCGCATCCAGTCCATCAGCGAACCGCTGGTGAGCAAGTCCCCGGGTAGAACCCAGACGCCCAGGGAAGTGCCCCAGCAGAAGACGGCCGCGAAGGCTCCCAGTGAAACGATGCCGGGCGCGCTGCGGGTCGGCGATTCCGAAGGGGTCTTCACCCATCCCGTCTTCGTGCAGACGGAGGAACTGACGAAGCACAGCGCGTTCCTCGGCGGCTCCGGCAGCGGCAAGACGACGCTCGCGTTGAACCTCATCGAGCAGTTGCTCCTGCAAGGCATTCCCGCGCTGCTGGTGGACCGCAAGGGCGACCTCGCCGCGTACGCGCGTGACGAGGCGTGGGAGGAGGAGCTGAAGGACCCCGCGCTGGAGGAGCGCCGCCGGCTGCTGCGGGAGCGCGTGGACGTGGCCCTCTACACGCCGGGCCGCACGGATGGACGCGCGCTCGCGATTCCGGTGGTTCCCCGTGGTCTGGAATCCCTGCCGCCGGAGGAGCGCGAGCAGAGCGTTCAACAGGCCGCGGACGCCATCGCGAGCATGCTCGAGTACCGCAACAGCGCCAAGGACAAGGCCGCGAAGGCGCTGCTCGCGCAGGCGCTGCGGCTGCTGGTGGAGCGGCCCATCGCCCAGGAGCTGAGCCTGGACCTGGTCCAGAAGTTCATCGCGTCCGAGGACATCACCCTCGTCCAGGAGACCAGCGGCATCGACCTCAAGGTGTTCCCGAAGCTCGCCCAGGACCTGGCGACGCTGCGGCTCAACGCGCGCAACCTCCTGGCCGCCCAGGGCGAGAAGCTGAACATGGAGGAGCTGCTCGGGCTGGGGAGCGCGAAGGTGCCGGGCAAGACGCGGCTGAGCATCATCAGCACCAAGTTCCTGGGGGGAACGCAGGGCGCGCTCTTCTGGGTGTCGCAGCTGCTGGTGGAGGCCAACCGCTGGGCCAGCCAGCATCCCTCGTCCAAGCTCCAGGCGGTCCTGATGTTCGACGAGGCGGACATGTACCTGCCGGCCGTGGGCATCCCCGCGACCAAGCAGCCCATGGAGAACCTGCTCAAGCGCGCGCGCTCGGCGGGCATCGGCGTGATGCTCGCGACCCAGAGCCCGGGCGACCTCGACTACAAGTGCCGGGAGAACGTGCGCAGCTGGTTCATTGGCCGCGTGAGAGAGGACCGGGCGCTCGGCAAGCTCCGGCCCATGTTCTCCGATGCCCGGGTCGATCCGGCCACGCGCCTTCCCGCGCAGAAGACGGGCCAGTTCCATGTGCTCCGCGACGGGCAGGTGGAACAGCTCAAGGCGGACCGGAACATCATCAAGACCGACCAGCTCTCCGAGGACGAAATCCTCCAGCTCGCGCACCGCTCCCGCGAGCAGGGCTCCTGA
- a CDS encoding lysophospholipid acyltransferase family protein — MRPVPQSESLSERVERLELPFNEYGVDPYGISKKHLKLALEFFAFLYRNYFRVRCTGVQHIPKKGRGMLVGNHSGGVAVDGMMVLTSTMLEMDPPRLAQGMVERFIHKFPVASLWASRTGQFTGLPEHAVRLLEDDRLLMIFPEGARGTAKLYPDRYSLVDFGTGFIRLALQTRSPIIPFAFLGGGAAIPTITNAYALGKLLGMPYIPLTPYLLPLPLPVGLEIHYGEPLVFEGTGDEEDHVIQGYVDQVKARIQRLIEDNRAERNLRRTRRLLP; from the coding sequence GTGCGCCCCGTGCCCCAGAGCGAGTCCCTGTCAGAGCGGGTGGAGCGGTTGGAGCTGCCCTTCAACGAATACGGTGTCGACCCGTACGGCATCTCCAAGAAGCACCTGAAGCTGGCGCTGGAGTTCTTCGCCTTCCTCTACCGGAACTACTTCCGGGTGCGCTGCACCGGCGTGCAACACATCCCGAAGAAGGGCCGGGGCATGCTGGTGGGCAACCACTCCGGCGGCGTCGCGGTGGACGGGATGATGGTGCTCACCTCCACGATGCTGGAGATGGACCCGCCCCGGCTGGCGCAGGGCATGGTGGAGCGCTTCATCCACAAGTTCCCCGTGGCCTCGCTGTGGGCCAGCCGCACCGGCCAGTTCACCGGCCTGCCCGAGCACGCCGTGCGCCTGCTGGAGGACGACCGGCTGCTGATGATTTTTCCGGAAGGCGCGCGCGGCACCGCGAAGCTCTACCCGGACCGGTACTCGCTGGTGGACTTCGGCACGGGGTTCATCCGGCTGGCGCTCCAGACGCGCTCGCCCATCATCCCCTTCGCCTTCCTGGGCGGCGGCGCGGCCATCCCCACCATCACCAACGCGTACGCGCTGGGGAAGCTTTTGGGCATGCCGTACATCCCGCTGACGCCGTACCTCTTGCCGCTGCCCCTGCCGGTGGGGCTGGAAATCCACTACGGCGAGCCGCTCGTCTTCGAGGGCACGGGCGACGAGGAGGACCACGTCATCCAGGGCTACGTGGACCAGGTGAAGGCCCGCATCCAGCGGCTCATCGAAGACAACCGCGCCGAGCGCAACCTGCGCCGGACCCGGAGGCTGTTGCCATGA
- a CDS encoding aminotransferase class IV: MLSTVSVDGVVQRWEDLRLQDFAQGFFFGAGFFTTFRMDAGQPRFLARHLARVRGSLDAFPTAVRAPAPALLQEDAVRESLRRCLAADAALGPRFTGVGKLAVSDGHVLCTFRPFAADLEAHHREGRELDSVEAGAYRRAERTVNHKGLAYFRQHALLPRLPVLTNEAEEVCELPTANLFVQLDGALVTPPLSAPCLPGIARAVLLALASVDGLPVVERVLPLADLARAQACFYSNAVALAVGVPRLLGRELPDSLRLAERARAALEARAVREG, translated from the coding sequence ATGCTCTCCACCGTCTCCGTCGATGGCGTCGTGCAGCGCTGGGAGGACCTGCGCCTCCAGGACTTCGCCCAGGGCTTCTTCTTCGGCGCGGGCTTCTTCACCACGTTCCGCATGGACGCGGGTCAGCCCCGGTTCCTCGCGAGGCACCTGGCCCGCGTGCGCGGAAGCCTCGACGCGTTCCCCACCGCCGTGCGCGCCCCGGCGCCCGCGCTCCTCCAGGAGGACGCCGTGCGCGAGTCCCTGCGCCGCTGCCTCGCGGCGGACGCGGCCCTGGGGCCCCGCTTCACCGGCGTGGGCAAGCTCGCGGTGAGCGACGGCCACGTGCTGTGCACCTTCCGTCCCTTCGCCGCGGACCTAGAAGCGCATCACCGGGAGGGCCGGGAGCTGGACAGCGTGGAGGCCGGGGCCTACCGGCGCGCGGAGCGCACGGTGAACCACAAGGGGCTCGCGTACTTCCGCCAGCACGCGCTCCTGCCGCGCCTGCCCGTGCTGACCAACGAGGCGGAGGAGGTCTGCGAGCTGCCCACCGCCAACCTCTTCGTGCAGCTCGACGGCGCGCTCGTCACCCCGCCGCTCTCCGCGCCGTGCCTGCCGGGCATCGCCCGCGCGGTGCTGCTGGCCCTGGCCTCCGTGGACGGGCTGCCGGTGGTGGAGCGCGTGCTGCCTTTGGCGGACCTGGCCCGCGCGCAGGCGTGTTTCTACAGCAACGCGGTGGCACTGGCCGTGGGCGTGCCGAGGCTGCTGGGCCGGGAGCTGCCCGACAGCCTCCGGCTCGCGGAGCGGGCCCGCGCCGCGCTGGAGGCCCGGGCCGTGCGCGAGGGCTGA
- a CDS encoding PAS domain-containing sensor histidine kinase translates to MGLRQSQGRTAREQPASREPSSLQAIDALERTSDAVFALDRSWRFTYLNRRSEWLLKRPREELLGQVVWEQFPEARGSVFEQEYQRALTKQVNVAFEAYYAPLDAWLDVQAYPSSEGLTVFFRDVSARKRAAQALYESEQFLRSTLDSLSTHIAILDGQGTILAVNEAWRRFARDNGCVEDQSPCGVGANYLGVTDAARGSFSEQAPLVATGIRAIISGRTEPYLLEYPCHEPGGVRRWFLLRATRFTGPGPLRVVVAHEDITGRREADEARRQLTREEAAREEAEAARERMNAVLERITDGFAAFDRDGRFTYVNRRAEAHFGRAREALLGRKLAEVFSGTQGLAMTALLSRATAAQVPVEEEQPAVVDDRWLRVVAYPSPEGLSVYFRDITEQRRVELWGHFLSDMGAASTRSLECGDVVRTVVKLAVPTLGDGCAIATLGGCADEEPSVEVAAVTPGLEDTLRTACVPGAGSALGRTVAQALRSGSGELLRERAQDSPGVESAVAAPLALQDHSMGVLLLVSTRSGLRYGTESLPLVSELARRTALALENARLYRTARQAVAARDETLGIVSHDLRAPLNTISLLSLRAEKRLPRQEGLEAAEALRKIRGVVGNMDRLIDDLLEVARVESGRAVLDVEPLDVPRLLAQVQALNELLAADRGLRLEVAFEPGLPQVRADRALVVRVFQNLVGNAIHFTPPGGRILLKAVRRGEQVCFRVEDSGPGIDAAALPHVFDRFWQAIHARKAGAGLGLAIVKGLVEAHGGRVWVESQPGHGAAFFFTLPGIPETSPDFRQGGGEARP, encoded by the coding sequence ATGGGCTTGCGACAGAGCCAGGGACGGACCGCGCGTGAGCAGCCCGCGTCCAGGGAGCCCTCATCCCTCCAGGCCATCGACGCCCTGGAGCGCACCTCGGACGCCGTCTTCGCGCTCGACCGCTCCTGGCGCTTCACCTACCTCAACAGGCGCAGCGAGTGGCTGCTGAAGCGCCCCCGGGAGGAACTGCTCGGGCAGGTCGTCTGGGAGCAGTTTCCCGAGGCCCGCGGCTCCGTGTTCGAGCAGGAGTACCAGCGGGCGCTCACGAAGCAGGTCAACGTCGCGTTCGAGGCCTACTACGCGCCCCTCGACGCCTGGCTCGACGTCCAGGCGTACCCCTCCTCGGAGGGCCTCACCGTCTTCTTCCGGGACGTCAGCGCCCGCAAGCGCGCCGCGCAGGCGCTGTATGAGTCGGAGCAGTTCCTGCGCTCCACGCTCGACTCGCTGTCCACGCACATCGCCATCCTGGATGGCCAGGGCACCATCCTCGCCGTCAACGAAGCCTGGAGGCGCTTCGCGCGCGACAACGGCTGCGTGGAGGACCAGAGCCCGTGCGGCGTGGGCGCGAACTACCTGGGGGTGACGGACGCCGCGAGGGGCAGCTTCTCCGAGCAGGCGCCCCTTGTCGCCACGGGCATCCGCGCCATCATCTCCGGCCGCACGGAGCCGTACCTCCTGGAGTACCCGTGCCACGAGCCCGGAGGCGTCCGGCGCTGGTTCCTGCTGCGGGCCACGCGCTTCACCGGACCGGGTCCGCTGCGCGTGGTGGTGGCCCACGAGGACATCACCGGCCGCCGCGAAGCCGACGAGGCGCGGCGCCAGCTGACGCGGGAAGAGGCCGCGCGCGAGGAGGCGGAGGCGGCGCGCGAGCGGATGAACGCGGTGCTCGAGCGCATCACCGACGGCTTCGCCGCGTTCGACCGGGACGGGCGCTTCACCTACGTGAACCGGCGCGCGGAGGCGCACTTCGGCCGGGCGCGTGAGGCCCTGCTGGGCCGGAAGCTGGCGGAGGTCTTCTCCGGGACCCAGGGCTTGGCCATGACGGCCCTGCTGAGCCGGGCGACGGCCGCGCAGGTCCCCGTGGAGGAGGAGCAGCCCGCGGTCGTGGATGACCGGTGGCTGCGCGTCGTGGCGTACCCCTCGCCGGAGGGGCTCTCCGTCTATTTCCGCGACATCACCGAGCAGCGGCGTGTCGAGCTGTGGGGCCACTTCCTCTCCGACATGGGCGCCGCCAGCACGCGCTCCCTGGAGTGCGGAGACGTGGTCCGCACCGTGGTGAAGCTCGCCGTGCCCACGCTCGGGGATGGCTGCGCCATCGCCACGCTGGGCGGCTGCGCCGACGAGGAGCCCTCCGTGGAGGTGGCCGCCGTGACGCCCGGCCTGGAGGACACGCTGCGCACGGCCTGCGTCCCCGGCGCCGGGAGCGCGCTGGGGCGGACCGTGGCGCAGGCGCTGCGCTCGGGGTCCGGGGAGCTGCTTCGGGAGCGCGCCCAGGACAGCCCCGGCGTGGAGTCCGCGGTGGCCGCGCCGCTGGCCCTCCAGGACCATTCCATGGGGGTGCTGCTGCTGGTGTCCACGCGCTCGGGCCTGCGCTACGGGACGGAGAGCCTGCCCCTGGTGAGCGAGCTGGCGCGGCGGACCGCGCTGGCGCTGGAGAACGCGCGGCTGTACCGCACCGCCCGGCAGGCCGTCGCCGCGCGCGACGAGACGCTGGGCATCGTCTCCCACGACCTGCGCGCGCCGCTGAACACCATCTCCCTGCTGTCCCTCCGCGCGGAGAAGCGCCTGCCCCGGCAGGAAGGGCTGGAGGCCGCGGAGGCGCTGCGGAAGATCCGCGGCGTGGTGGGCAACATGGACCGGCTCATCGACGATCTGCTGGAGGTGGCGCGGGTGGAGTCGGGACGCGCGGTGCTGGACGTGGAGCCGCTGGACGTGCCCCGGCTGCTCGCCCAGGTGCAGGCCTTGAACGAACTGCTGGCGGCGGACAGGGGGCTGCGCCTCGAGGTGGCCTTCGAGCCGGGCCTGCCCCAAGTGCGCGCGGACCGGGCGCTCGTGGTGCGCGTCTTCCAGAACCTGGTGGGCAACGCCATCCACTTCACCCCGCCCGGAGGCCGCATCCTCCTGAAGGCGGTGCGCCGCGGTGAGCAGGTGTGCTTCCGCGTGGAGGACTCGGGGCCGGGCATCGACGCGGCGGCGCTGCCGCACGTGTTCGACCGCTTCTGGCAGGCCATCCACGCGCGCAAGGCGGGCGCCGGGCTGGGGCTCGCCATCGTCAAGGGGCTGGTGGAGGCGCACGGCGGCCGCGTCTGGGTGGAGAGCCAGCCAGGCCACGGCGCCGCGTTCTTCTTCACGCTGCCGGGCATCCCGGAGACCTCCCCGGACTTCCGGCAGGGTGGCGGGGAGGCCCGTCCCTGA